Sequence from the Streptomyces sp. NBC_01408 genome:
GCCTCGCCGGGGGCGGATTCCTGATCTGCTACGGCGTCCTCGCGGCCCGCCGCGTCGTGCGGCCCACCCCCGGCGCCGCCCTCACCACGCAGGGGGCCGCCGCCGGTTCGGGCCGCCGGGCGGTGCTGACCGCGCTGGCCATGACCTGGCTCAACCCGCACGTCTACCTGGACACCGTCCTGCTCCTCGGTTCCCTCGCCGCCGACCGCGGCGACCTGCGCTGGGCCTTCGGCACCGGGGCCGGCCTGGCCAGCCTGACCTGGTTCGCCGGCCTGGGCTACGGAGCCCGCCTGCTCAGCGGCCTCCTCGCCCGCCCCTCCGCCTGGCGGGTCCTGGACGGCCTGGTGGCAGCCACCATGGTCACGATGGGCGGCCTGCTGCTGGCCCGGGCCTGACCTGCGGGGCCCTCAGCCGAATCCACCCGAACCGGGCCCAGGAGCCAATTCGCCTCATAGGATTGCGTCATGGGCAGGGGGGCCGGAATCGTGGGAGCGGACGGGGTGGCCGGGGACGACGGGAGTCGGGCCGCGGAGGCCGACGGCGCGGTCGTGCCGTTGCCGGGCTGGATCTCGCCCGTCCTCAAGCACCGCGGCGGTCACGACTCGCTGGGCCTGCAGACCACGACCCAGGACCGGCTCATGCCCGAGCTGCTGCCCGGCATCCTCCAACTGTCGCGCCGCGCCCGGTACCTCTCGTTCTACGCGTTCCTGCTCTCCACCTACGCCCAGGACCGTCAACCCGAGAGCCCGCACGCGCTGCACCAGTACATCCGGCGGTGGGAGTGGGACTACGGCCTGGCCGTGCTCCACTGCCCCCGCGGGTGCGGGTCCTCCCCGATCGGGGCAAGGCGGCTCGATCCGCTGGTGCGGGGCGGCACCGGCCCCTTCCCGCGGGGCCTGTCGGTCAAGAGCCCGCAGGGCGGCTACGGGCTGAACTACCGCGCCCCGCTCATGGACTTCGGTGTCGTCGTCAGGGAGGGGACACCCCTCGGCGGGATCCCCCTTCCCCTGGACGTGCTGAGCCCGGCCGAGCCGGCCCAGCGCCTCGCGGACACCTTCCGGACGGCGGTCCGCGACACCGCGTACCACCGCGGGCGGATGTGGGAGGGCGACTTCCCCCTGGAGGCGCACGTACTGGAGGAGTTCGCGGAGGCGGCGTGCCTGTGCCGGCTCGACGAGCACCGGCACGGGGACGAACGGGAAGCCCTGCACGCGGTGATGCTCGGCGCGGGAGCCGCGGACACCGACAGCCCGACGGCCCGTCAGCGCAGCCTGAGCGTGGCCCACTTCCTCAGCCTGATCGAGGCCGACCCGGAGGTCGTCGCCTCGGTCGATGCCTTCCGGCAGGCCCTGTGGGAGCCCGCGACGCGCGGTCGGCGCCACGCCGTCGTCGCCGGCCAGTGGGCGGCCGTGGCCGCCAAGGACGTCTGGCAGGAGGCGCTCTGCTCGCTCTGGGACGGCTTCTGCGCCGCGGGTTCCAGCCAGGGCAAGCCCCTGACCTGGCAGGAAGCCCGAGAGGTGGCCTACGGGCTGCTGCCGCGGCGGCCGCCTGCCGACGCGGCCTCCCGTACGTCCGAGCTGGTCGCCGCCCTGGCCGCCGAGACCGTGCGGCTGACGGACGAGCACGGCCACGAGGTGGCCGTCGCCGGCGCGTCGCTGGAGAAGCTGCGGCAGCTCGTCCGGAGCCTGCGTACGGCCGACTCCGCGGTCGTGCTGGTCCTCGAACTGATGCGGCGCATGGAGGGCAGGGCGGGTCCCGGCTGGGACGAGGCGTCCGCGGTCGGCTCGCGCTGGCAGCCGTCCCTCGCGCGGGTCGCCGCGGAACTCCGCGCCCACCTCGCCCCGGAGCCGGTGGTCGGGGAGACCGTGTGGTGGCTGCTCCGGCGGTTCGTCCTCGAGGTGCACGAGCGGATCGCGTACTCGAAACTGCCCGAGTTCACCTTCCGGTTCCGCTGGGAGCACGGGCTGCTGCGCTTCTACGACCTCCCCGCGGGCGGGCTCTCCCCGGCGGGGATCCGCGCTGAGGTGCTGGCTTCCCTCACCGGCGATCTCGGCCTGTGGAGGTGGCCGGACGGGTCCGGCGGCCCGCGCCCGGCGGAGCTGACGGACCGCGGCCGGCAATTCGTCGAAAGGGTGCTGGGATGACGCAGCCGCTGGTGCGGCCGGTGGCGGAGCTGTTCTCGGCCGAGGTGCAGGCCCTGTGGGCCACCACGTACAGCCTGGACCTCGGGCTGGTCAACGAGTTCCTGCTGCCCCGCCTCGGCGACCCGCCGCTCAACGTGGCCGTGCTCGCGGACCGGCGGAGGCTGGCCGCCGACCTGGCCCGGATCCCGGACCGGACGCCGGGCACCGTGGCCACCGCCAACAGCCGATGGCTGCTGCGCGGCGTCCACGGGCCCGGGGCGCCCGGGCACGCGGTCTTCCACCCGAAGTCGTACCTCGCCCTGGCCCGGCGCGGCGCCACCCTTCTCGTGGGTTCGGGCAACCTGACACTGCACGGCCTGGACACGGGCAACGAGGTGTTCACGGCCTTCCGCTCGGGCACCCCGGTCGGCGACGCCGCCATCGCGGGGTGGCAGGCGTGGATGCGCCGCCTGGTGGACGCGACCGGTGACACGGTGCTCGCCGGAAGGTTCCAGCGGCTGGAGGCAGCACTGGCCTCGGCCGGTGACGGCGGGAAGGGGAGCGGGAGCGGGCCCACGGTGCCGTCGCCGCTGCTGCACAACCTCGACGTGCCGATCGGGCGGCAGCTGACCGAGGTGGTCGCCAGGGACGGCGGGCAGGTGAGGACGCTCTGGCTGACGGCCCCGTTCTACGACGAGAAGGCCTCCGCGGTGGGCCGGCTGCTCAAGGCATTGCGCCCCGAGCGGGTGCAGGTCTTCGTCTCCCCCACCACGAGCGTCAACGGCGCACGGCTCGCCGAGCGGCTCACGGCGAGCGGGGCACAAGTCCTCGTCTCCTCCTACGGACCCGACGCCTTCGTCCACGCCAAGCTGATCGGCGTCGAGTGCGAGCGGCGGGGATGGCTGCTGTCCGGTTCCGCCAATCTGTCGACGGGCGCGCTGTGGCGGCGGGCGGACGAGGGCAACACCGAGCTCGCGGTGCTCGCGCCCGCCGGTCCCGAGCAGCTGGGCGCCGTCTTCACCGGACCGGGGGTCGAGCGGACCCGGCAGGACCTGGGCACCCTGACCAGCCTCCGCTTCAGCAGCGGGGCGGACGCGGAGCCCCTGGCCGTACGGCTGCTGAGCGCCGCCGTGCGGTCCGACGGGCGGGTCCTCGTCCGTACGGAGCCGCCCCGGGGCGACGGCTGGGCGCTCAGCGACCTCACGGAACGACAGCCGCTGGCGGCGCTGCCCGACGGCACGGCCCTGACCTCCGGGCCGCTGGCCGGCCGGCTGGTGGAGGTGGTCGACCACGACGGGCGGCCGCTGTCCGACCGTCTCATCGCCGACGACCCCGTACGGCTGGAGGCGGCGCTCACCGCTACGACGGCCTCCACCGGCCCCGCCCCGCCCGCCGAACTCGACGAGGCGGTGCGGGACTCGTTCCTCGGCCGCCGGCTGCTGCGGCTGAACCAGACGCTCATCTTCGACGCGAACGACGTGCTCGCGCCCGGCGGCCCGGGAGGAACCGGGGAGACCCGGGAGCCGGGCGGGGACGGGCACACCACGGGAACCGGGGCCGACAGCGTCTGGGACCGGCTGAAGCGTGAGGAGCTGGGACGCGACCCGCGGGCGGGCACGTACGAACGGATGCTCGGCCGCCGTTCCTTCACCGGGCCCGAGCCCTTCCTCCTCCTCCTGGACGCCCTCCGGCTGCGTACGCCGGCTGCCGCCGCCGAGCCGTCGGGCGCGCCCGTGCCGCCGTCCGGTTCACTGCTGGAGCGGCTCCTCGTGCGCAACGGCGCCCTGGAGACGGAGCCGGAGGGCGAGGACCCGGCCGGTGGGAGGACCGCCCACAGCTGGACGCTGAAGCAGCGGATCAGGGTCCGCGCCCGCAATCTGCTGCACCGCTGGGCGACCGCGCTGGCCGATGCGCGCCTGGCCTGGATCGACCCGCTGGCACCCGTGGTGAACTTCGCCGCGCTCACGCAGACCCTGGCCGAGCTCCGGCTCGAAGCCTCCTGCCGCCCGGATTCCGTCGAGCTCACCACCGAGGACCTGGACGAGGTCTGGGAGCTGCTGCTGCGCTCCTTCGCCGGTACGGGTGACGGGCGGGGCTGGCTCGACCGCCTCGACCCGGCCGACCGCGACGAGGCGGGGCACCGGCTGTCCGACTGGCTGGACCTCCCGGAGGCGGTCGCCGCGCTGTGCTGGCTCGCGGTACGCCCGGGACACGTCGGCCGCGAACGGAAGATCGCCCTCCAGCCCCTGATCGGCGCCGCCCTGGACCACGGACTGCTGAACTCCACCAAGCAGACCGGCCGCTACCTGTCACTGGTGACGGGAACCCGCGTCAGGCGTGGCGATGTCGACGACCGG
This genomic interval carries:
- a CDS encoding LysE/ArgO family amino acid transporter, producing MTHGIITAALAGFGTGLSLIVAIGAQNAFVLRQGARRHAVLAVVAICAVSDALLIALGVAGVGAFVTAWPAALTVVGLAGGGFLICYGVLAARRVVRPTPGAALTTQGAAAGSGRRAVLTALAMTWLNPHVYLDTVLLLGSLAADRGDLRWAFGTGAGLASLTWFAGLGYGARLLSGLLARPSAWRVLDGLVAATMVTMGGLLLARA